The following are from one region of the Pelagibius sp. CAU 1746 genome:
- a CDS encoding ABC transporter ATP-binding protein: MTTPTLEVRDLQTHFFSKEGVVKAVDGVSFQVAPGEVLGLVGESGSGKSITGFSILGLVDAPGRVAGGQILFQGRDLVPLPESERRKLRGSKIAMIFQDPMMTLNPVLRIDTQMTEAVLAHRDVSKARALEIAREALVKVGIASPDERLAAYPHQFSGGMRQRVAIAIAFLNEPELIIADEPTTALDVTIQGQILHEAQTLCRETGTAMIWITHDLAVVAGLADHICVMYAGRVVEQGPIDAVLDQPAHPYTVGLIGSVPSRNRRGGRLFQIPGMTPSLLNLPEGCAFRSRCPRADIRCLEEPPVHAASKGREVRCVHPHDEPLEEVLS, encoded by the coding sequence ATGACCACGCCGACGCTCGAAGTCAGAGATCTCCAGACCCACTTCTTCAGCAAGGAAGGCGTGGTCAAAGCAGTCGACGGGGTCAGCTTCCAGGTCGCCCCCGGCGAGGTTCTGGGCCTGGTCGGCGAGTCCGGCAGCGGCAAGTCGATCACCGGCTTTTCCATCCTGGGGCTGGTCGATGCGCCGGGGCGCGTCGCCGGCGGGCAGATCCTCTTCCAGGGCCGCGACCTGGTGCCGCTGCCGGAGAGCGAGCGCCGCAAGCTGCGCGGCTCCAAGATCGCCATGATCTTCCAGGATCCCATGATGACGCTGAACCCGGTGCTGCGGATCGACACCCAGATGACCGAGGCGGTGCTGGCCCACCGCGACGTATCGAAGGCGCGCGCCCTGGAGATCGCCCGCGAGGCCCTGGTGAAGGTGGGCATCGCCTCGCCGGACGAGCGCCTCGCCGCTTACCCGCACCAGTTCTCCGGCGGCATGCGCCAGCGCGTCGCCATCGCCATCGCCTTTCTGAACGAGCCCGAACTGATCATCGCCGACGAGCCGACCACCGCCCTGGACGTCACCATCCAGGGCCAGATTCTGCACGAGGCCCAGACCCTCTGCCGCGAGACCGGCACGGCGATGATCTGGATCACCCACGACCTGGCCGTCGTGGCGGGCCTGGCCGACCATATCTGTGTCATGTATGCCGGCCGCGTGGTCGAGCAGGGCCCCATCGACGCGGTGCTGGATCAGCCGGCGCATCCCTACACCGTCGGCCTCATCGGCTCGGTGCCCAGCCGCAACCGGCGCGGCGGGCGGCTTTTCCAGATTCCCGGCATGACGCCCTCGCTGCTGAACCTGCCCGAAGGCTGCGCCTTCCGCAGCCGCTGCCCGCGCGCCGACATCCGCTGTCTGGAAGAGCCCCCGGTGCACGCGGCCAGCAAGGGCCGCGAAGTGCGCTGCGTACACCCCCATGACGAACCCCTGGAAGAGGTGCTGTCATGA
- a CDS encoding ABC transporter permease → MTDALKDTETRATATRPDWRASPLLRFGAEFTESPIAVVALLVTLLLALMALFADWITPQNPYDLMQLDIMNNMLAPGETTFDGEMTFHLGTDDQGRDMLSAIVFGLRLSLGVGAMSTLIALSLGMSIGVLAAYFGGKVDAVIMRVVDLQLSFPAILIALILLAVLGKGVDKVVIALITVQWAYYARTVRGTALVERRKEYIEAATCLALSHRRIVFRHLLPNCLPPLIVVATVQVANAIALEATLSFLGVGVPITEPSLGLLIANGYDYMLSGRYWVAFFPGVALVVTIVAINLVGDQLRDVLNPRLRR, encoded by the coding sequence ATGACCGACGCGCTGAAGGACACGGAAACCAGGGCGACGGCGACGCGGCCGGATTGGCGGGCCTCGCCCCTGTTGCGCTTCGGCGCCGAATTCACCGAGAGCCCCATCGCCGTGGTGGCGCTGCTGGTGACGCTGCTGCTGGCCCTCATGGCCCTCTTCGCCGACTGGATCACGCCGCAGAATCCCTACGACCTGATGCAGCTCGACATCATGAACAACATGCTGGCGCCGGGGGAAACCACCTTCGACGGCGAGATGACCTTCCATCTCGGCACCGACGACCAGGGCCGCGACATGCTCTCGGCCATCGTCTTCGGCCTGCGGCTCAGCCTGGGCGTCGGCGCCATGAGCACTCTCATCGCGCTCTCCCTGGGCATGTCCATCGGCGTGCTGGCCGCCTATTTCGGCGGCAAGGTCGACGCCGTCATCATGCGCGTCGTCGACCTGCAGCTCTCCTTCCCGGCGATCCTCATCGCCTTGATCCTCCTGGCCGTGCTCGGCAAGGGCGTCGACAAGGTGGTCATCGCGCTGATCACCGTGCAGTGGGCCTACTATGCCCGGACGGTGCGCGGAACCGCCTTGGTGGAGCGGCGCAAGGAATACATCGAGGCGGCGACCTGCCTCGCCCTTTCCCACCGGCGCATCGTCTTCCGCCACCTGCTGCCCAACTGCCTGCCCCCGCTCATCGTGGTGGCCACGGTGCAGGTCGCCAACGCCATCGCGCTGGAGGCCACCCTCTCCTTCCTGGGGGTCGGCGTGCCGATCACGGAACCCTCGCTGGGCCTGCTGATCGCCAACGGCTACGACTACATGCTCTCGGGCAGGTACTGGGTCGCCTTCTTCCCCGGCGTCGCCCTGGTGGTCACCATCGTGGCCATCAACCTGGTCGGCGACCAACTGCGCGACGTGCTCAATCCCCGGCTAAGGCGATGA
- a CDS encoding ABC transporter permease yields MLVYLLRRLGQSLFVVAAMAVLVFIGVYAIGSPIDIMISPDADQAEMEAAIARLGLDKPLWEQFFIFVGNALQGDLGKSFVYSTDAVGLILSKLPATMELAMLALIFAVFIGVPLGMVAGLRPNSLAGKSIMTGSILGFSLPNFWQGMMLILLFAVVLKWLPSGGRGDTAELFGIPFSFLTLDGLSHMLLPAINLALFKTSLVIRLARAGTREAALQDYVKFARAKGLSPHRIVLVHIAKNIMIPVVTILGLELGSMIAFAVVTESVFAWPGMGKLLIDSINLLDRPVVVAYLMLTVFMFIIINFIVDMLYCVLDPRVRLSEAKA; encoded by the coding sequence ATGCTCGTCTATCTTCTGCGCCGCCTGGGCCAGAGCCTCTTCGTGGTCGCCGCCATGGCGGTGCTGGTCTTCATCGGCGTCTACGCGATCGGCAGCCCGATCGACATCATGATCAGCCCCGACGCCGATCAGGCGGAGATGGAGGCGGCCATTGCCCGCCTGGGCCTGGACAAGCCTCTCTGGGAACAGTTCTTCATCTTCGTCGGCAATGCGCTGCAGGGCGATCTGGGCAAGAGCTTCGTCTATTCCACTGACGCCGTCGGCCTCATCCTCTCCAAGCTGCCGGCGACCATGGAACTGGCCATGCTGGCGCTTATTTTCGCCGTCTTCATCGGCGTGCCGCTGGGCATGGTCGCCGGACTGCGGCCCAATTCCCTGGCCGGCAAGTCCATTATGACCGGTTCCATCCTGGGCTTCAGCCTGCCGAACTTCTGGCAGGGCATGATGCTGATCCTGCTGTTTGCCGTCGTCCTGAAGTGGCTGCCCTCCGGCGGACGCGGCGACACGGCCGAACTCTTCGGCATCCCCTTCAGCTTTCTCACCCTCGACGGCCTGTCGCACATGCTGCTGCCGGCGATCAACCTGGCGCTCTTCAAGACCTCGCTGGTGATCCGTCTGGCGCGCGCCGGCACCCGCGAGGCGGCCTTGCAGGACTATGTGAAATTCGCCCGCGCCAAGGGCCTCTCGCCGCACCGCATCGTCCTGGTCCACATCGCCAAGAACATCATGATCCCCGTGGTCACCATCCTGGGGCTGGAACTGGGCAGCATGATCGCCTTTGCCGTGGTGACCGAATCGGTCTTCGCCTGGCCCGGCATGGGCAAGCTGCTGATCGACTCGATCAACCTGCTCGACCGCCCGGTGGTGGTCGCCTATCTGATGCTGACCGTCTTCATGTTCATCATCATCAATTTCATCGTCGACATGCTTTACTGCGTGCTCGATCCACGAGTGCGCCTTTCGGAGGCCAAGGCATGA
- a CDS encoding ABC transporter substrate-binding protein — protein sequence MRKSTLLCAASLAAVLVSPVLASPAAAQDLTIGASAEPSALDPHYHNLGPNNAMRRHVFESMVLQDENQRLQPGLATSWKPLDDTTWEFKLREGVSFHDGSPFTAKDVIYTVCRIPNVENSPSSFTVYTKAIADMQAPDPHTLIIKTDGPYPLLPVEVSTWGVLSAAANGVTGDIGFGREGCSGTGDYPKTDDFNTGKAAIGTGMYKFGEYSRGDKIVFQRNDNYWGGKADWATVTFRPITSDGPRVAALLAGDVDMIDKPPLQDLERIKNEGFQVSQGLSNRVIYLHMDQEQEPTPGVTGTEKNPFKDVRVRKAVSMAINRDAIVARIMGGVAVPAGELLPPGMFGSTPGAGAEEYNPDAAKKLLAEAGYPEGFGLTIGSPNDRYINDAQVAQAVAQMLTRVGIETQVDAVTASTFFKRRNQYEFSMYLAGWGSGTGEMSSPLRALVATRNKDKGYGGTNRGRYSNPDLDALIDQALATVDDDKREKILQQASGVVMADYGILPLHFEVTPWAFRKGITYTPRADQYTLALGVKPTN from the coding sequence ATGCGAAAGAGTACTCTGCTTTGCGCGGCCTCTCTGGCCGCCGTCTTGGTGTCACCGGTGCTGGCATCACCCGCCGCCGCGCAGGATCTGACCATCGGCGCATCGGCCGAGCCCTCGGCCCTGGATCCGCACTATCACAATCTCGGCCCGAACAACGCCATGCGGCGCCATGTCTTCGAGTCGATGGTGCTGCAGGACGAAAATCAGCGTCTGCAGCCGGGCTTGGCGACATCCTGGAAACCGCTCGACGACACCACCTGGGAATTCAAGCTGCGCGAAGGCGTGTCCTTCCACGACGGCTCGCCCTTCACCGCGAAGGACGTGATCTATACCGTCTGCCGCATTCCCAACGTGGAGAACAGCCCTTCATCCTTCACGGTCTACACCAAGGCCATCGCGGACATGCAGGCCCCGGATCCGCACACCTTGATCATCAAGACCGACGGGCCCTACCCGCTGCTGCCGGTCGAGGTCTCGACCTGGGGCGTGCTCTCGGCCGCCGCCAACGGCGTGACCGGCGACATCGGCTTCGGCCGCGAGGGCTGCAGCGGCACCGGCGACTACCCGAAGACCGACGACTTCAACACCGGTAAGGCCGCCATCGGCACCGGCATGTACAAGTTCGGCGAGTACAGCCGCGGCGACAAGATCGTCTTCCAACGCAACGACAACTACTGGGGCGGCAAGGCCGACTGGGCCACGGTCACCTTCCGGCCGATCACCAGCGACGGGCCGCGCGTCGCCGCCCTGCTGGCCGGCGACGTCGACATGATCGACAAGCCGCCGCTGCAGGACCTGGAGCGCATCAAGAACGAAGGCTTCCAGGTCTCCCAGGGACTTTCCAACCGCGTCATCTACCTGCACATGGATCAGGAGCAGGAGCCGACCCCGGGCGTCACCGGCACCGAGAAGAACCCCTTCAAGGACGTGCGGGTGCGTAAGGCGGTCTCCATGGCGATCAACCGCGATGCCATCGTGGCACGCATCATGGGCGGCGTTGCCGTGCCGGCCGGCGAGCTGTTGCCGCCGGGCATGTTCGGCTCGACTCCGGGCGCCGGCGCGGAGGAATACAATCCCGACGCCGCCAAGAAGCTGCTCGCCGAGGCGGGCTACCCCGAGGGCTTCGGCCTGACCATCGGCTCGCCGAACGACCGCTACATCAACGATGCCCAGGTCGCCCAGGCGGTCGCGCAGATGCTGACCCGCGTCGGCATCGAGACCCAGGTCGATGCAGTCACCGCCAGCACCTTCTTCAAGCGCCGGAACCAGTACGAGTTCTCCATGTACCTGGCCGGCTGGGGCTCGGGCACCGGCGAGATGTCCTCGCCGCTGCGCGCGCTGGTGGCCACCCGCAACAAGGACAAGGGCTACGGCGGCACCAACCGCGGGCGCTACTCCAACCCGGACCTCGACGCCCTCATCGACCAGGCCCTGGCCACGGTCGACGACGACAAGCGGGAGAAGATCCTGCAGCAGGCCAGCGGCGTGGTGATGGCCGACTATGGGATCCTGCCGTTGCATTTCGAGGTGACGCCCTGGGCCTTCCGCAAGGGCATCACCTACACGCCGCGGGCGGACCAGTACACCCTGGCTCTGGGTGTGAAGCCGACCAACTGA
- a CDS encoding LysR family transcriptional regulator, translating to MPTPRMMEAFQAVMEAGSVSAAARYLGVSQPAVSRLLRQFEEELGFSLFLRAKGKLTPTPEAHRLAVDVGQALDGIERVRRSAADVRRHGTERLRIGVTPMLYEAVVHRLLDGFLLEHPHLVLTMETGLTEMMIDWLLRDQVELAFASLLESHPGIDAIPLIETHSVVLMPPGHPLAAKRAIGVEDLAEVPLITMTRRYPSRHRIEQMFRRAGVPMRLRAETNLSGTICDMVRLGQGVAILNALSWGGTGRGDLEARPLTPRLINRYGVLHLSDRGFSGPAQQLLAALRAYLAQSMGNVYLGEG from the coding sequence TTGCCGACGCCCAGAATGATGGAGGCTTTCCAGGCGGTTATGGAGGCGGGATCCGTGAGTGCCGCGGCGCGCTACTTGGGCGTGTCCCAGCCTGCCGTCAGCCGCCTGCTGCGGCAGTTTGAGGAAGAGCTCGGCTTCTCGCTGTTCCTCCGCGCCAAGGGCAAACTCACCCCGACTCCGGAAGCCCACCGCCTCGCCGTCGACGTCGGGCAGGCGCTGGACGGCATCGAGCGGGTGCGCCGCTCCGCCGCTGATGTGCGCCGTCACGGCACGGAGCGCCTGCGCATCGGCGTCACGCCGATGCTCTACGAGGCGGTCGTTCACCGGCTGCTGGACGGCTTTCTCCTCGAGCACCCGCATCTGGTGCTCACCATGGAGACCGGCCTCACCGAGATGATGATCGACTGGCTGCTGCGCGACCAGGTGGAACTGGCCTTCGCGTCCCTGCTGGAAAGCCATCCCGGCATCGATGCCATCCCGCTGATCGAGACCCATTCGGTGGTCCTCATGCCGCCTGGCCATCCGCTGGCCGCCAAGCGCGCGATCGGCGTCGAGGATCTGGCCGAGGTACCGCTCATCACCATGACCCGGCGCTATCCGTCGCGCCACCGTATCGAGCAGATGTTCCGCCGCGCCGGGGTGCCCATGCGCCTGCGCGCCGAGACCAATCTCTCCGGCACCATCTGCGACATGGTGCGCCTGGGCCAGGGCGTCGCCATATTGAACGCGCTGTCCTGGGGCGGAACCGGCCGCGGCGACCTGGAGGCGCGGCCGCTGACGCCGCGCCTGATCAATCGCTACGGCGTGCTGCATCTCTCCGACCGCGGCTTCTCCGGTCCGGCCCAGCAACTCCTCGCGGCGCTGCGCGCCTATCTGGCCCAGTCCATGGGCAACGTCTATCTGGGTGAGGGATGA
- a CDS encoding M81 family metallopeptidase: MTTGRARGLRIAVGGFALESVSFLPLETGLADFEREARRGGDLAESLAGTATVAGGFLEVLAAAGAEAVPLVYTDCSAAGHASDAAFDHFRDELIGRLRDAGPLDGVLLFLHGAMTTPRHPDPEGDLLQALRDALGSDLPVMVAFDLHANLSPRTARLCDALFGFHFSPHVDMAETGARAARCLLARLNGAADPQLALVKPPVVLPSIFTATALAPLRDIVADSLTLPERVPGIIDASVFCGFAYADTPDLGFSVAVVADGDRALAQREAERLAGRVWDAREALLHEELVDDLDGGLAKARRIAQGESRPVVLLEHADRMNDSTWALRRLIAAAADPDGGGLAVHCPYLWDPETAEAAVAAGRGARLAVALGGKSSERAGGPIQAEAEVIWAGRKVFTGTGPMRKGRRIDLGPSALLRFGGVTVSVISVCTSAIDLDALEQFGVDFGGQDIVLLRSKTHFRAVYEPLAAAIVIVDTPDWGTADLGRLPYRHAPAGLFPLARDADWPVVAERNDYMDKKVGQGDD, encoded by the coding sequence ATGACAACGGGGCGTGCCCGGGGCTTGCGCATCGCTGTGGGCGGCTTCGCCCTGGAATCGGTTTCCTTCCTGCCGCTGGAAACCGGACTTGCCGATTTCGAACGCGAGGCGCGGCGCGGCGGCGACCTGGCCGAAAGCCTGGCCGGCACCGCGACGGTGGCCGGCGGTTTTCTGGAGGTGCTGGCGGCGGCCGGAGCCGAAGCGGTGCCGCTGGTCTATACCGATTGCTCGGCGGCGGGGCACGCCAGCGACGCGGCCTTCGATCACTTCCGCGACGAACTGATCGGGCGCCTGCGCGACGCGGGGCCGCTGGACGGCGTGCTGCTGTTCCTGCACGGCGCCATGACCACGCCCCGGCACCCCGATCCGGAAGGCGACCTGCTGCAGGCGCTGCGCGATGCGCTCGGGTCCGATCTGCCGGTCATGGTGGCCTTCGATCTGCACGCCAATCTCTCGCCGCGCACGGCCCGGCTTTGCGACGCGCTCTTCGGCTTTCACTTTTCCCCCCACGTCGACATGGCGGAAACCGGTGCCCGCGCCGCGCGCTGCCTGCTGGCCAGGCTGAACGGGGCGGCCGATCCGCAGCTCGCCCTGGTGAAGCCGCCGGTGGTGCTGCCGTCCATCTTCACCGCCACCGCGCTGGCGCCGCTGCGGGACATCGTCGCCGACTCCCTGACGTTGCCGGAGAGGGTGCCTGGGATCATCGATGCCTCGGTATTCTGCGGCTTCGCCTACGCCGACACGCCGGACCTGGGCTTTTCCGTCGCCGTGGTGGCCGACGGCGACCGCGCTCTGGCGCAGCGCGAGGCCGAACGCCTGGCGGGGCGCGTCTGGGACGCGCGCGAGGCGCTGCTGCACGAGGAACTGGTCGACGATCTCGACGGCGGCCTCGCCAAAGCCAGGCGGATCGCGCAAGGCGAGTCGCGGCCCGTGGTGCTGTTGGAACACGCCGACCGCATGAACGATTCCACCTGGGCGCTGCGCCGCCTGATCGCCGCAGCGGCCGATCCGGATGGCGGGGGCCTGGCGGTGCACTGTCCCTACCTCTGGGACCCGGAAACCGCCGAGGCCGCGGTGGCGGCGGGGCGGGGCGCGCGGCTTGCGGTGGCGCTGGGCGGCAAGTCCTCCGAGCGCGCCGGCGGGCCGATCCAGGCCGAGGCGGAGGTGATCTGGGCCGGCCGCAAGGTCTTCACCGGAACCGGCCCCATGCGCAAGGGGCGGCGCATCGACCTCGGCCCCTCGGCGTTGCTGCGCTTCGGCGGGGTCACGGTCAGCGTGATCTCCGTGTGCACTTCGGCCATCGACCTGGACGCGCTGGAACAGTTCGGCGTCGACTTCGGCGGTCAGGACATCGTGCTGCTGCGCTCCAAGACACATTTCCGTGCTGTCTACGAACCCTTGGCCGCGGCCATCGTGATCGTCGACACGCCGGACTGGGGCACCGCCGATCTCGGGCGGTTGCCCTATCGCCATGCACCCGCCGGGCTCTTTCCCCTGGCGCGGGATGCGGACTGGCCGGTTGTGGCCGAAAGGAACGACTATATGGACAAAAAAGTTGGGCAGGGAGACGACTGA
- a CDS encoding M14 family metallopeptidase, with protein MPSPIVENEYPIELTAPDIAPYKAGNTGIDYITCFDSGRPGPHVMVTAVVHGNELCGAIALDWLFKHDVKPLHGKLSLGFMNVDAYFSFDPATPTTSRYVDEDFNRLWTAEVLDGPRQSVELTRARTVRPFIDTVDMLLDIHSMQRKQPAMMMAGPLAKGRELAKAVGLPEIVVTDAGHAAGKRMRDYEGFADPAGPKNALLMECGQHWEAEAGPLAIHTALRFLLVNEMVDADWAAEGLAGVELPPQRFIEVTGPVTIETENFRFVERYSGLEVIPKAGSVIGYDGDKPVTTPYDDCVLIMPSRRLDPGASAVRLGRYVDMS; from the coding sequence ATGCCATCGCCGATCGTAGAGAATGAGTATCCCATTGAATTGACGGCGCCGGACATTGCGCCCTACAAGGCCGGGAACACCGGCATCGACTACATCACTTGTTTCGACAGCGGCCGGCCGGGCCCGCACGTGATGGTCACCGCCGTGGTGCACGGCAACGAGCTCTGCGGCGCCATTGCTTTGGACTGGCTGTTCAAGCACGACGTCAAGCCGCTCCACGGGAAGCTCTCCCTCGGCTTCATGAACGTCGATGCTTATTTCAGCTTTGATCCTGCCACACCGACGACATCGCGCTATGTCGACGAGGACTTCAACCGGCTGTGGACCGCCGAAGTTCTGGACGGGCCGCGCCAATCCGTGGAGCTGACCCGGGCCCGGACCGTACGGCCCTTCATCGACACCGTCGACATGCTGCTGGACATCCACTCCATGCAGCGCAAGCAGCCGGCGATGATGATGGCGGGTCCTCTGGCCAAGGGGCGCGAACTGGCCAAGGCCGTCGGCCTGCCGGAGATCGTGGTGACCGACGCCGGGCACGCTGCCGGCAAGCGGATGCGCGACTACGAAGGCTTTGCCGATCCTGCCGGCCCCAAGAACGCGCTGCTGATGGAATGCGGCCAGCATTGGGAAGCGGAGGCCGGGCCGCTGGCGATCCACACCGCCCTGCGCTTCCTGCTGGTCAACGAGATGGTCGATGCCGACTGGGCCGCCGAAGGGCTGGCCGGTGTCGAACTGCCGCCGCAGCGCTTCATCGAGGTGACGGGGCCGGTGACCATCGAGACCGAGAACTTCCGCTTCGTCGAGAGGTACAGCGGCCTTGAAGTGATCCCCAAGGCCGGCAGCGTTATCGGCTACGACGGCGACAAGCCCGTTACCACCCCCTACGACGATTGCGTGCTGATCATGCCCTCGCGGCGCCTCGATCCCGGTGCCTCGGCGGTCCGTCTCGGGCGCTATGTGGATATGAGTTGA
- a CDS encoding CDP-alcohol phosphatidyltransferase family protein, translated as MLDAHLRKIIDPPLDRFGRRLAQLGVTANGVTWTGFFVGTGGWALLALQSYHLALFCILLNRLADGLDGAVARHARISDLGGYLDIVLDFLFYSGVVFFFAVGRPGEALPAAFLIFSFVGTGASFLAFAALAAKRGITTAARGTKSIYYLGGLTEGTETIALFVAICLFPDLFSWFAWVFGGLCWLTTAVRIFMATETFRR; from the coding sequence ATGCTGGACGCCCACCTGCGCAAGATCATCGATCCGCCGCTCGACCGCTTCGGGCGGCGCCTTGCGCAGCTGGGCGTCACCGCCAACGGCGTCACCTGGACCGGCTTCTTCGTCGGCACGGGAGGCTGGGCGCTGCTGGCGCTGCAAAGCTATCACTTGGCGCTTTTCTGCATCCTGCTGAACCGCCTTGCCGACGGACTGGACGGCGCGGTGGCGCGTCATGCCCGCATCAGTGACCTGGGCGGCTATCTCGACATCGTCCTCGACTTCCTCTTCTATTCCGGTGTGGTCTTCTTCTTCGCCGTGGGGCGGCCCGGTGAGGCGCTGCCGGCGGCCTTCCTGATCTTCAGCTTCGTCGGCACCGGCGCCTCCTTCCTCGCTTTCGCGGCCTTGGCCGCCAAGCGCGGCATCACCACGGCGGCGCGCGGCACCAAGTCCATCTACTACCTGGGCGGCCTGACGGAAGGGACGGAGACCATCGCCCTCTTCGTCGCCATCTGCCTCTTTCCCGATCTCTTCTCCTGGTTCGCCTGGGTCTTCGGCGGCCTCTGTTGGCTGACCACCGCCGTGCGCATCTTCATGGCGACGGAAACCTTCCGCCGCTAG
- a CDS encoding pyridoxal-dependent decarboxylase: MRALDGPLPGGPSEAGDVLAFLDGYGSPATVASAGGRYFGFVTGGALPATLAAQYLAAAWDQNSFSFVSSPAVACFEATALRWVKEALGLPAAAEGALVTGATMANFTCLAAARNHLLVRAGWDVDRQGLFGAPDLPVVVGGEAHASLFKTLSLLGLGRERVLRAEADDQGRLRADRLPRIDGPAIVCIQAGNVNSGAFDPAEEVVAWARQRETWVHVDGAFGLWALASDELAPLARGFSGADSWATDAHKWLNVPYDSGIALVRDPEALARAMSISGSYLLASEHRDAMNVTPDSSRRARALEVWAALKALGRSGLTEMVERSCRQARRIAEGLQAGGAEILNEVVLNQVVACFGDDSRTQLVIAAVQNDGTCWCGGTVWKGRAAMRISVSSWATSDDDIARSIAAILRARESI, from the coding sequence ATGCGGGCGCTCGACGGCCCGCTGCCGGGCGGCCCGAGCGAGGCGGGCGACGTTCTTGCCTTTCTCGACGGCTACGGATCGCCCGCCACCGTCGCCAGCGCCGGCGGCAGGTACTTCGGTTTCGTGACCGGCGGCGCGCTGCCGGCGACGCTGGCTGCCCAGTATCTCGCCGCGGCCTGGGACCAGAACAGCTTCAGCTTCGTCAGCTCTCCGGCGGTTGCCTGCTTCGAGGCCACGGCCCTGCGCTGGGTGAAGGAGGCATTAGGCCTACCCGCGGCGGCCGAGGGCGCCCTGGTGACCGGCGCGACCATGGCGAATTTCACCTGCCTGGCGGCGGCGCGGAACCATCTGCTTGTGCGCGCGGGATGGGACGTCGACCGCCAGGGGCTTTTTGGGGCGCCGGACCTGCCCGTCGTCGTCGGCGGCGAAGCGCATGCCTCTCTTTTCAAGACGCTCTCGCTGTTGGGATTGGGGCGGGAGCGGGTGCTGCGCGCTGAGGCCGATGATCAGGGTCGCCTGCGCGCCGACAGGCTGCCGCGGATCGACGGCCCCGCCATCGTCTGCATTCAGGCGGGCAACGTGAACTCCGGCGCCTTCGACCCGGCCGAAGAGGTCGTCGCCTGGGCGCGTCAGCGCGAGACCTGGGTCCATGTGGACGGCGCCTTCGGCCTCTGGGCGCTGGCCTCGGACGAACTCGCGCCCCTTGCCAGAGGCTTCAGCGGCGCCGATTCCTGGGCGACCGATGCGCACAAGTGGCTGAACGTGCCCTACGACTCAGGCATTGCCCTAGTCCGCGATCCCGAAGCACTGGCCCGGGCCATGTCGATCAGCGGGTCCTATCTTCTGGCCAGCGAGCACCGCGACGCCATGAACGTGACGCCCGACAGCTCGCGCCGCGCCCGCGCCCTAGAGGTCTGGGCGGCACTGAAAGCGCTGGGGCGGTCCGGCCTGACCGAGATGGTGGAACGCAGTTGCCGCCAGGCGCGCCGCATTGCCGAGGGCCTGCAGGCCGGCGGCGCCGAGATCCTGAACGAGGTGGTGCTGAACCAAGTCGTCGCCTGCTTCGGAGATGATTCCCGCACGCAACTCGTTATCGCAGCAGTTCAGAACGACGGTACCTGCTGGTGCGGCGGAACCGTCTGGAAGGGGCGTGCCGCCATGCGGATCAGCGTTTCTTCCTGGGCGACAAGCGACGACGACATCGCGCGCTCCATAGCGGCGATCCTCAGGGCCCGGGAGTCAATTTGA